A genomic segment from Triticum dicoccoides isolate Atlit2015 ecotype Zavitan chromosome 1A, WEW_v2.0, whole genome shotgun sequence encodes:
- the LOC119362067 gene encoding uncharacterized protein LOC119362067 isoform X2, translating to MAIVRTGGARVQRLESGGEDGSTEDEEERSPATASEESEADGFSPEEQNRGGQEEEEQEAEEAEEEEDDSGMGSDELEITQLGEPGAEMCQVGDQSVALPLELYDLPDLGGVISLDAWNGLLSEDDRLRLAAFLPDLDQETFARTLVELLRGDNFHFGSPLAALLDRLKGGLCDPRIVLYRRGSRFAERRKHYYHLQRYHNSMVLGLWDTKDCWKSCNGYSLGERLRAMDAMKAQRKQKELGLVARAGSETDSESRESAEQFLTRSKPDKMALNKAGNLGKERSKGVLRLGVSKAVGEEYIGGAGRDAAVALPKLSRPDNAYGYDAGVAHRGKLHRSIDGLHSEDLGYDRNLPRIRSQRPLMKPVKKELATGYDINPYGNNYHDSQTGSSYYHGRNAIGNQGVTLAASFEPPYSENARSAKYSERDRIYGGKAAQNKAPKVEARDWPAGSHADLLSDWQRGQPEGDYRSRKPQVGHGVKVKSYKSIEQQINGAHSGSDPRGRISQVKINVKSNSQHGRIGQKDSRSKAAHVQSEETESDSSERFEDGADMNLVEEQPNLQYSELHIPAYGAKKSNKLSKSVKTNYPAPTADLEPYQTQSKRSHRGKVAEPDYLRDVHVEVAEQISEVMRPPAARSERKRKGIANLDMHGYDNSELHDSNEKANESLRSPESDRLASRAGYAVQDSNGDFDVSERANMPLASCSSGSKRQKGRVELTSLDEHGEYAPSGPKVVEISGSSKKKSKKKPDTVTDAITVAEPAPVVPEVIVVPVEPEKPKKKYVPITPTIHTGFSFSIVHLLTAVKKAMVAPAEDTPVAATVTPAEVTPVAATVTPTEVTPVAAKQTDGEENRKWFNSEEPGKTPQEPSAAEQAQPGNEVGDTSAAEQTAQSNSPALTVQDLVNRIKTNPGDPNILETQEPLQDLVRGVLKVLSSRTAPLGAKGWRALVAYDKSNKSWFWVGPLPSATSYSDPNEETSAEAWGIPHKMLVKLVDAFANWLKSGQETLKQIGSLPPPPAPNPANLDLKERFKDLRAQKSLNTISPSSDEARAYFQREEFLRYSIPDRAFCYTAADGEKSIVAPLRRGGGKPTSKARGHPMLLPDRPPHVTILCLVRDAASRLPGRTGTRADVCTLLKDSQYLNHAESNKEAAVNQVVSGALDRLHYERDPCVLYDNDKKLWTYLHRGREEEDFEDDGTSSTKKWKRPRKDSDPADPGAGNDDPEDDGTPNAKKQKKADADPTASGEDKDGVQDPSNSGLEGDLELDVVPSSTNDKETSKLVSTDARPDIGSSRPSVDAAAARGTADARPDIGSSRPSVDAAAARGTADGNSSRAPEKKHNMALPVQFTSREFNKGADREGSKEFMDATLS from the exons ATGGCGATCGTGAGGACCGGCGGCGCCAGGGTCCAGCGGCTGGAGTCCGGCGGGGAGGACGGCTCcacggaggacgaggaggagcggtCGCCCGCCACGGCGTCTGAGGAGTCCGAGGCGGATGGGTTCTCTCCCGAGGAGCAGAATCGcggcggccaggaggaggaggagcaggaggcggaggaggcagaggaggaggaggacgactctgGGATGGGGTCTGACGAGCTGGAGATCACGCAGCTCGGGGAGCCGGGGGCGGAGATGTGTCAGGTCGGGGACCAGAGCGTCGCCCTGCCGCTGGAGCTCTACGACCTCCCCGACCTCGGCGGCGTGATCTCGCTGGACGCCTGGAACGGCCTGCTCTCCGAGGACGACCGGCTCCGCCTCGCCGCCTTCCTGCCCGACCTGGACCAGGAGACATTCGCCCGCACGCTCGTCGAGCTCCTCAGGGGGGACAACTTCCACTTCGGGAGCCCCCTGGCCGCCCTGTTGGACCGCCTCAAGGGCGGCCTCTGCGACCCCAGGATTGTCCTGTACCGCCGCGGCAGCCGCTTTGCGGAGCGGCGCAAGCACTACTACCATCTGCAGAGGTACCACAATTCGATGGTGCTGGGGCTGTGGGACACCAAGGACTGCTGGAAGAGCTGCAACGGGTACAGCCTTGGTGAGAGGCTCAGAGCTATGGATGCAATGAAGGCACAGCGGAAGCAGAAGGAACTGGGTTTGGTTGCCCGGGCTGGATCAGAGACTGACTCAGAGAGCAGGGAGTCTGCGGAACAGTTCTTGACACGGTCGAAGCCAGATAAGATGGCTCTCAACAAGGCTGGGAATTTAGGGAAGGAAAGGTCCAAGGGCGTTCTGCGGTTGGGTGTGTCAAAAGCCGTGGGTGAGGAGTACATTGGAGGGGCTGGTCGTGATGCTGCAGTGGCTCTCCCTAAGCTTTCTCGTCCAGATAATGCTTATGGGTATGATGCTGGAGTCGCGCATAGAGGGAAGCTGCACAGAAGCATAGATGGCCTTCATTCTGAGGACCTGGGATATGACAGGAATTTGCCCAGGATCCGGTCTCAGAGACCTCTGATGAAGCCAGTGAAGAAGGAATTGGCCACGGGCTATGATATCAATCCTTATggaaacaactaccatgatagccaGACTGGTTCTTCTTACTACCATGGCAGGAATGCCATTGGTAATCAGGGAGTTACCTTAGCAGCATCATTTGAGCCTCCATATTCTGAGAATGCAAGGAGTGCAAAATACTCGGAGAGAGATCGGATATACGGTGGAAAAGCTGCCCAGAATAAAGCTCCCAAAGTGGAAGCGAGGGATTGGCCAGCTGGTAGCCATGCTGATCTCTTAAGTGACTGGCAGAGAGGGCAGCCTGAAGGCGATTACAGGAGCAGGAAGCCTCAAGTTGGTCATGGTGTGAAGGTTAAGTCCTACAAAAGTATTGAACAGCAGATAAATGGTGCACATTCTGGATCTGATCCTAGAGGCAGGATATCACAGGTTAAGATTAATGTTAAATCCAATAGTCAGCATGGTAGGATTGGCCAgaaggactccaggagcaaagctgCCCATGTTCAGAGTGAGGAGACAGAATCTGATTCATCAGAACGGTTTGAAGATGGGGCAGATATGAATCTTGTTGAAGAACAGCCAAACCTTCAATATTCTGAACTTCATATACCAGCATATGGTGCCAAAAAGTCAAACAAACTTAGCAAATCAGTCAAAACAAATTATCCTGCCCCTACTGCAGATTTGGAACCCTACCAGACTCAGAGCAAGCGGTCACACAGAGGAAAGGTTGCAGAGCCTGATTATTTACGCGATGTGCATGTGGAGGTGGCGGAACAGATTAGTGAAGTGATGAGACCCCCAGCAGCAAGGAGTGAAAGAAAGCGCAAGGGAATTGCAAACCTGGACATGCATGGTTATGACAACTCTGAATTGCATGATAGCAACGAGAAAGCCAATGAATCACTGAGGTCACCAGAGAGTGATAGGCTGGCCAGTAGAGCAGGCTATGCAGTCCAAGATTCTAATGGCGACTTTGATGTTTCTGAAAGAGCGAACATGCCGCTCGCAAGTTGCAGCTCTGGCTCCAAAAGGCAAAAAGGAAGAGTTGAACTTACAAGCCTGGATGAGCATGGTGAGTATGCGCCATCTGGTCCAAAGGTGGTAGAAATCAGTGGCAGCTCGAAGAAGAAAAGTAAAAAGAAGCCAGATACTGTTACAGATGCAATtactgtagcagaaccagctcctgTCGTGCCGGAGGTTATTGTGGTGCCAGTAGAACCTGAGAAACCTAAGAAGAAGTATGTACCAATTACACCAACCATCCATACTGGCTTTTCTTTCTCCATCGTACATCTTCTAACCGCTGTTAAGAAGGCTATGGTTGCTCCGGCTGAGGATACTCCAGTGGCAGCTACGGTCACTCCTGCTGAGGTTACTCCAGTGGCAGCTACGGTCACTCCTACTGAGGTTACTCCAGTGGCAGCGAAGCAGACTGATGGGGAGGAGAACAGAAAATGGTTCAATAGTGAGGAACCTGGCAAAACGCCTCAAGAGCCAAGTGCAGCAGAGCAAGCACAACCGGGCAATGAAGTTGGAGATACCAGTGCTGCAGAGCAGACCGCACAGAGCAATTCGCCGGCACTAACTGTTCAAGATCTTGTTAACCGGATTAAAACTAATCCTGGAGATCCCAACATACTTGAAACACAGGAGCCCCTGCAGGATTTAGTTCGAGGAGTGCTCAAGGTACTGTCATCTAGAACAGCTCCTCTAGGTGCAAAGGGCTGGAGAGCGCTAGTTGCGTATGACAAGTCGAACAAAAGCTGGTTCTGGGTTGGTCCACTGCCTTCTGCTACCTCATATAGTGATCCTAATGAAGAAACTTCTGCTGAGGCATGGGGTATACCACACAAGATGCTTGTGAAGTTGGTCGATGCATTTGCTAATTGGCTGAAAAGTGGTCAGGAAACCCTTAAGCAAATAGGATCCCTTCCACCACCTCCAGCACCAAATCCTGCAaacttggatttgaaggaaagattTAAGGACCTTAGGGCCCAGAAGAGTCTGAACACAATAAGCCCAAGCTCTGACGAAGCAAGGGCATATTTCCAGCGTGAGGAGTTTTTGAGATACTCAATTCCTGATAGAGCATTTTGCTATACTGCTGCTGATGGGGAGAAATCTATTGTTGCTCCTTTGCGAAGGGGAGGTGGAAAGCCCACGTCAAAAGCTAGGGGACATCCCATGCTCTTGCCTGATCGCCCTCCGCATGTCACTATTCTCTGTCTTGTAAGAGATGCTGCTTCTAGGTTGCCTGGAAGAACTGGAACAAGAGCTGATGTTTGCACACTTCTCAAAGATTCACAGTACCTAAATCATGCAGAATCCAATAAAGAGGCTGCTGTTAATCAAGTTGTCAGTGGCGCTCTTGATCGCTTGCATTATGAGCGTGATCCTTGTGTGCTGTATGATAATGACAAAAAATTGTGGACCTATCTGCACAGGGGTAGAGAGGAGGAAGATTTTGAGGATGATGGCACATCATCTACGAAAAAGTGGAAGAGACCAAGGAAAGATTCAGATCCCGCAGACCCTGGTGCAGGAAACGATGATCCTGAGGATGATGGCACCCCTAATGCAAAAAAACAGAAGAAAGCTGATGCAGACCCTACAGCGTCAGGAGAAGACAAGGATGGTGTTCAGGATCCATCTAACAGCGGGCTGGAAGGTGACCTTGAGCTTGATGTTGTTCCATCATCAACAAATGACAAAGAAACCAGCAAGCTTGTTTCTACTGATGCAAG GCCAGATATTGGTAGCTCCAGACCTTCAGTAGATGCAGCAGCAGCAAGGGGGACAGCTGATGCAAGGCCAGATATTGGTAGCTCCAGACCTTCAGTAGATGCAGCAGCAGCAAGGGGGACAGCTGATGGCAATTCATCAAGAGCCCCAGAAAAGAAGCACAATATGGCACTCCCTGTGCAATTCACCAGCAGGGAGTTTAATAAAGGTGCAGACAGAGAGGGGTCAAAAGAGTTCATGGATGCAACCCTGTCATGA
- the LOC119362067 gene encoding uncharacterized protein LOC119362067 isoform X1, translating into MAIVRTGGARVQRLESGGEDGSTEDEEERSPATASEESEADGFSPEEQNRGGQEEEEQEAEEAEEEEDDSGMGSDELEITQLGEPGAEMCQVGDQSVALPLELYDLPDLGGVISLDAWNGLLSEDDRLRLAAFLPDLDQETFARTLVELLRGDNFHFGSPLAALLDRLKGGLCDPRIVLYRRGSRFAERRKHYYHLQRYHNSMVLGLWDTKDCWKSCNGYSLGERLRAMDAMKAQRKQKELGLVARAGSETDSESRESAEQFLTRSKPDKMALNKAGNLGKERSKGVLRLGVSKAVGEEYIGGAGRDAAVALPKLSRPDNAYGYDAGVAHRGKLHRSIDGLHSEDLGYDRNLPRIRSQRPLMKPVKKELATGYDINPYGNNYHDSQTGSSYYHGRNAIGNQGVTLAASFEPPYSENARSAKYSERDRIYGGKAAQNKAPKVEARDWPAGSHADLLSDWQRGQPEGDYRSRKPQVGHGVKVKSYKSIEQQINGAHSGSDPRGRISQVKINVKSNSQHGRIGQKDSRSKAAHVQSEETESDSSERFEDGADMNLVEEQPNLQYSELHIPAYGAKKSNKLSKSVKTNYPAPTADLEPYQTQSKRSHRGKVAEPDYLRDVHVEVAEQISEVMRPPAARSERKRKGIANLDMHGYDNSELHDSNEKANESLRSPESDRLASRAGYAVQDSNGDFDVSERANMPLASCSSGSKRQKGRVELTSLDEHGEYAPSGPKVVEISGSSKKKSKKKPDTVTDAITVAEPAPVVPEVIVVPVEPEKPKKKYVPITPTIHTGFSFSIVHLLTAVKKAMVAPAEDTPVAATVTPAEVTPVAATVTPTEVTPVAAKQTDGEENRKWFNSEEPGKTPQEPSAAEQAQPGNEVGDTSAAEQTAQSNSPALTVQDLVNRIKTNPGDPNILETQEPLQDLVRGVLKVLSSRTAPLGAKGWRALVAYDKSNKSWFWVGPLPSATSYSDPNEETSAEAWGIPHKMLVKLVDAFANWLKSGQETLKQIGSLPPPPAPNPANLDLKERFKDLRAQKSLNTISPSSDEARAYFQREEFLRYSIPDRAFCYTAADGEKSIVAPLRRGGGKPTSKARGHPMLLPDRPPHVTILCLVRDAASRLPGRTGTRADVCTLLKDSQYLNHAESNKEAAVNQVVSGALDRLHYERDPCVLYDNDKKLWTYLHRGREEEDFEDDGTSSTKKWKRPRKDSDPADPGAGNDDPEDDGTPNAKKQKKADADPTASGEDKDGVQDPSNSGLEGDLELDVVPSSTNDKETSKLVSTDARPDIGSSRPSVDAAAARGTADARPDIGSSRPSVDAAAARGTADARPDIGSSRPSVDAAAARGTADGNSSRAPEKKHNMALPVQFTSREFNKGADREGSKEFMDATLS; encoded by the coding sequence ATGGCGATCGTGAGGACCGGCGGCGCCAGGGTCCAGCGGCTGGAGTCCGGCGGGGAGGACGGCTCcacggaggacgaggaggagcggtCGCCCGCCACGGCGTCTGAGGAGTCCGAGGCGGATGGGTTCTCTCCCGAGGAGCAGAATCGcggcggccaggaggaggaggagcaggaggcggaggaggcagaggaggaggaggacgactctgGGATGGGGTCTGACGAGCTGGAGATCACGCAGCTCGGGGAGCCGGGGGCGGAGATGTGTCAGGTCGGGGACCAGAGCGTCGCCCTGCCGCTGGAGCTCTACGACCTCCCCGACCTCGGCGGCGTGATCTCGCTGGACGCCTGGAACGGCCTGCTCTCCGAGGACGACCGGCTCCGCCTCGCCGCCTTCCTGCCCGACCTGGACCAGGAGACATTCGCCCGCACGCTCGTCGAGCTCCTCAGGGGGGACAACTTCCACTTCGGGAGCCCCCTGGCCGCCCTGTTGGACCGCCTCAAGGGCGGCCTCTGCGACCCCAGGATTGTCCTGTACCGCCGCGGCAGCCGCTTTGCGGAGCGGCGCAAGCACTACTACCATCTGCAGAGGTACCACAATTCGATGGTGCTGGGGCTGTGGGACACCAAGGACTGCTGGAAGAGCTGCAACGGGTACAGCCTTGGTGAGAGGCTCAGAGCTATGGATGCAATGAAGGCACAGCGGAAGCAGAAGGAACTGGGTTTGGTTGCCCGGGCTGGATCAGAGACTGACTCAGAGAGCAGGGAGTCTGCGGAACAGTTCTTGACACGGTCGAAGCCAGATAAGATGGCTCTCAACAAGGCTGGGAATTTAGGGAAGGAAAGGTCCAAGGGCGTTCTGCGGTTGGGTGTGTCAAAAGCCGTGGGTGAGGAGTACATTGGAGGGGCTGGTCGTGATGCTGCAGTGGCTCTCCCTAAGCTTTCTCGTCCAGATAATGCTTATGGGTATGATGCTGGAGTCGCGCATAGAGGGAAGCTGCACAGAAGCATAGATGGCCTTCATTCTGAGGACCTGGGATATGACAGGAATTTGCCCAGGATCCGGTCTCAGAGACCTCTGATGAAGCCAGTGAAGAAGGAATTGGCCACGGGCTATGATATCAATCCTTATggaaacaactaccatgatagccaGACTGGTTCTTCTTACTACCATGGCAGGAATGCCATTGGTAATCAGGGAGTTACCTTAGCAGCATCATTTGAGCCTCCATATTCTGAGAATGCAAGGAGTGCAAAATACTCGGAGAGAGATCGGATATACGGTGGAAAAGCTGCCCAGAATAAAGCTCCCAAAGTGGAAGCGAGGGATTGGCCAGCTGGTAGCCATGCTGATCTCTTAAGTGACTGGCAGAGAGGGCAGCCTGAAGGCGATTACAGGAGCAGGAAGCCTCAAGTTGGTCATGGTGTGAAGGTTAAGTCCTACAAAAGTATTGAACAGCAGATAAATGGTGCACATTCTGGATCTGATCCTAGAGGCAGGATATCACAGGTTAAGATTAATGTTAAATCCAATAGTCAGCATGGTAGGATTGGCCAgaaggactccaggagcaaagctgCCCATGTTCAGAGTGAGGAGACAGAATCTGATTCATCAGAACGGTTTGAAGATGGGGCAGATATGAATCTTGTTGAAGAACAGCCAAACCTTCAATATTCTGAACTTCATATACCAGCATATGGTGCCAAAAAGTCAAACAAACTTAGCAAATCAGTCAAAACAAATTATCCTGCCCCTACTGCAGATTTGGAACCCTACCAGACTCAGAGCAAGCGGTCACACAGAGGAAAGGTTGCAGAGCCTGATTATTTACGCGATGTGCATGTGGAGGTGGCGGAACAGATTAGTGAAGTGATGAGACCCCCAGCAGCAAGGAGTGAAAGAAAGCGCAAGGGAATTGCAAACCTGGACATGCATGGTTATGACAACTCTGAATTGCATGATAGCAACGAGAAAGCCAATGAATCACTGAGGTCACCAGAGAGTGATAGGCTGGCCAGTAGAGCAGGCTATGCAGTCCAAGATTCTAATGGCGACTTTGATGTTTCTGAAAGAGCGAACATGCCGCTCGCAAGTTGCAGCTCTGGCTCCAAAAGGCAAAAAGGAAGAGTTGAACTTACAAGCCTGGATGAGCATGGTGAGTATGCGCCATCTGGTCCAAAGGTGGTAGAAATCAGTGGCAGCTCGAAGAAGAAAAGTAAAAAGAAGCCAGATACTGTTACAGATGCAATtactgtagcagaaccagctcctgTCGTGCCGGAGGTTATTGTGGTGCCAGTAGAACCTGAGAAACCTAAGAAGAAGTATGTACCAATTACACCAACCATCCATACTGGCTTTTCTTTCTCCATCGTACATCTTCTAACCGCTGTTAAGAAGGCTATGGTTGCTCCGGCTGAGGATACTCCAGTGGCAGCTACGGTCACTCCTGCTGAGGTTACTCCAGTGGCAGCTACGGTCACTCCTACTGAGGTTACTCCAGTGGCAGCGAAGCAGACTGATGGGGAGGAGAACAGAAAATGGTTCAATAGTGAGGAACCTGGCAAAACGCCTCAAGAGCCAAGTGCAGCAGAGCAAGCACAACCGGGCAATGAAGTTGGAGATACCAGTGCTGCAGAGCAGACCGCACAGAGCAATTCGCCGGCACTAACTGTTCAAGATCTTGTTAACCGGATTAAAACTAATCCTGGAGATCCCAACATACTTGAAACACAGGAGCCCCTGCAGGATTTAGTTCGAGGAGTGCTCAAGGTACTGTCATCTAGAACAGCTCCTCTAGGTGCAAAGGGCTGGAGAGCGCTAGTTGCGTATGACAAGTCGAACAAAAGCTGGTTCTGGGTTGGTCCACTGCCTTCTGCTACCTCATATAGTGATCCTAATGAAGAAACTTCTGCTGAGGCATGGGGTATACCACACAAGATGCTTGTGAAGTTGGTCGATGCATTTGCTAATTGGCTGAAAAGTGGTCAGGAAACCCTTAAGCAAATAGGATCCCTTCCACCACCTCCAGCACCAAATCCTGCAaacttggatttgaaggaaagattTAAGGACCTTAGGGCCCAGAAGAGTCTGAACACAATAAGCCCAAGCTCTGACGAAGCAAGGGCATATTTCCAGCGTGAGGAGTTTTTGAGATACTCAATTCCTGATAGAGCATTTTGCTATACTGCTGCTGATGGGGAGAAATCTATTGTTGCTCCTTTGCGAAGGGGAGGTGGAAAGCCCACGTCAAAAGCTAGGGGACATCCCATGCTCTTGCCTGATCGCCCTCCGCATGTCACTATTCTCTGTCTTGTAAGAGATGCTGCTTCTAGGTTGCCTGGAAGAACTGGAACAAGAGCTGATGTTTGCACACTTCTCAAAGATTCACAGTACCTAAATCATGCAGAATCCAATAAAGAGGCTGCTGTTAATCAAGTTGTCAGTGGCGCTCTTGATCGCTTGCATTATGAGCGTGATCCTTGTGTGCTGTATGATAATGACAAAAAATTGTGGACCTATCTGCACAGGGGTAGAGAGGAGGAAGATTTTGAGGATGATGGCACATCATCTACGAAAAAGTGGAAGAGACCAAGGAAAGATTCAGATCCCGCAGACCCTGGTGCAGGAAACGATGATCCTGAGGATGATGGCACCCCTAATGCAAAAAAACAGAAGAAAGCTGATGCAGACCCTACAGCGTCAGGAGAAGACAAGGATGGTGTTCAGGATCCATCTAACAGCGGGCTGGAAGGTGACCTTGAGCTTGATGTTGTTCCATCATCAACAAATGACAAAGAAACCAGCAAGCTTGTTTCTACTGATGCAAGGCCAGATATTGGTAGCTCCAGACCTTCAGTAGATGCAGCAGCAGCAAGGGGGACAGCTGATGCAAGGCCAGATATTGGTAGCTCCAGACCTTCAGTAGATGCAGCAGCAGCAAGGGGGACAGCTGATGCAAGGCCAGATATTGGTAGCTCCAGACCTTCAGTAGATGCAGCAGCAGCAAGGGGGACAGCTGATGGCAATTCATCAAGAGCCCCAGAAAAGAAGCACAATATGGCACTCCCTGTGCAATTCACCAGCAGGGAGTTTAATAAAGGTGCAGACAGAGAGGGGTCAAAAGAGTTCATGGATGCAACCCTGTCATGA